One region of Vitis vinifera cultivar Pinot Noir 40024 chromosome 1, ASM3070453v1 genomic DNA includes:
- the LOC100262794 gene encoding magnesium transporter MRS2-5 isoform X2 has translation MEASQTPYRPNSINTSASSHNIVRCNADGHAINLFQGPGFPGRKKRGHGSRSWIEIDQNGNSKTLELDKAALMRYCSLPARDLRLLDPLFIYPSTILGREKAIVVNLEQIRCIITAEEVILMNSLDGCVVQYKSELCKRLQNNKDQADDLPFEFRALELALELTCMSLDAQVKELEMEIYPVLDELASSISTLNLERVRRFKGHLLALTQRVQKVRDEIEHLMDDDGDMAEMYLTEKKQRMEAYPWNDLHSLSNVSGGTRVLPASAPVSPVESISGSQRLQRAFSTIMNSSKHGSFTGSSNNGENIEQLEMLLEAYFVFIDNTLNKLLSLKEYIDDTEDLINIKLGNVQNQLIQFELLLTAATFVATIFAAVTGVFGMNFTATIFDYPSAFNWVLVITGVICGFLYFSFLLYFRHKKVFPS, from the exons ATGGAAGCATCCCAGACACCATATCGACCTAACAGCATCAACACATCTGCCTCATCTCATAACATTGTAAGGTGTAATGCAGATGGACATGCAATTAATCTCTTTCAGGGGCCTGGTTTCCCAGGCCGGAAGAAAAGAGGGCATGGAAGCCGCTCTTGGATAGAAATCGATCAGAATGGGAACTCAAAGACCTTGGAGCTTGATAAGGCAGCTCTTATGAGATATTGTTCTTTGCCTGCTAGAGATCTCCGCCTTTTGGACCCTTTATTCATTTATCCTTCTACAATATTAGGCCGGGAGAAGGCTATTGTGGTCAATCTTGAACAAATTAGGTGTATAATCACAGCTGAAGAGGTTATCCTGATGAATTCCTTGGATGGTTGTGTTGTTCAGTATAAGTCAGAATTGTGCAAACGtcttcaaaataataaagatcAAGCTG ATGACTTGCCTTTTGAATTTCGGGCACTGGAGCTGGCTTTGGAACTAACATGCATGTCTCTTGATGCTCAG GTTAAAGAGCTGGAAATGGAGATATATCCCGTGCTAGATGAACTAGCATCATCCATTAGCACTCTTAATCTAGAACGTGTTCGTAGATTCAAAGGACACCTTCTTGCTCTTACTCAACGAGTtcaaaag GTTCGTGATGAAATAGAACATCTCATGGATGATGATGGTGACATGGCTGAGATGTACCTGACAGAAAAGAAACAGAGAATGGAGGCTTATCCCTGGAATGACCTACATTCACTGAGTAATGTGTCAGGTGGGACCAGAGTGCTACCAGCATCTGCACCCGTTTCACCGGTGGAGTCGATCAGTGGATCCCAGAGATTGCAAAGGGCTTTTAGCACTATAATGAATTCAAGCAAACATGGAAGCTTTACGGGTTCATCTAATAATGGGGAAAATATCGAACAACTTGAAATGCTACTTGaagcatattttgttttcattgacAATACTCTCAACAAGCTGTTATCG CTCAAGGAATACATTGATGATACTGAAGACTTGATCAACATTAAACTT GGCAATGTTCAGAACCAGCTCATACAATTCGAGTTGCTTCTGACAGCAGCCACCTTCGTGGCCACAATATTTGCTGCAGTGACAGGAGTGTTTGGAATGAACTTCACAGCCACAATTTTTGATTACCCGTCAGCATTTAACTGGGTACTGGTTATCACTGGAGTTATCTGTGGCTTCTTATACTTCTCTTTCTTGTTGTATTTCCGGCACAAGAAAGTTTTTCCATCATAG
- the LOC100262794 gene encoding magnesium transporter MRS2-5 isoform X1, with protein sequence MEASQTPYRPNSINTSASSHNIVRCNADGHAINLFQGPGFPGRKKRGHGSRSWIEIDQNGNSKTLELDKAALMRYCSLPARDLRLLDPLFIYPSTILGREKAIVVNLEQIRCIITAEEVILMNSLDGCVVQYKSELCKRLQNNKDQADDLPFEFRALELALELTCMSLDAQVKELEMEIYPVLDELASSISTLNLERVRRFKGHLLALTQRVQKVRDEIEHLMDDDGDMAEMYLTEKKQRMEAYPWNDLHSLSNVSGGTRVLPASAPVSPVESISGSQRLQRAFSTIMNSSKHGSFTGSSNNGENIEQLEMLLEAYFVFIDNTLNKLLSLKEYIDDTEDLINIKLVRNCSKTRNFPSLFQLFFEPLNVTTYKDIISLLFEQGNVQNQLIQFELLLTAATFVATIFAAVTGVFGMNFTATIFDYPSAFNWVLVITGVICGFLYFSFLLYFRHKKVFPS encoded by the exons ATGGAAGCATCCCAGACACCATATCGACCTAACAGCATCAACACATCTGCCTCATCTCATAACATTGTAAGGTGTAATGCAGATGGACATGCAATTAATCTCTTTCAGGGGCCTGGTTTCCCAGGCCGGAAGAAAAGAGGGCATGGAAGCCGCTCTTGGATAGAAATCGATCAGAATGGGAACTCAAAGACCTTGGAGCTTGATAAGGCAGCTCTTATGAGATATTGTTCTTTGCCTGCTAGAGATCTCCGCCTTTTGGACCCTTTATTCATTTATCCTTCTACAATATTAGGCCGGGAGAAGGCTATTGTGGTCAATCTTGAACAAATTAGGTGTATAATCACAGCTGAAGAGGTTATCCTGATGAATTCCTTGGATGGTTGTGTTGTTCAGTATAAGTCAGAATTGTGCAAACGtcttcaaaataataaagatcAAGCTG ATGACTTGCCTTTTGAATTTCGGGCACTGGAGCTGGCTTTGGAACTAACATGCATGTCTCTTGATGCTCAG GTTAAAGAGCTGGAAATGGAGATATATCCCGTGCTAGATGAACTAGCATCATCCATTAGCACTCTTAATCTAGAACGTGTTCGTAGATTCAAAGGACACCTTCTTGCTCTTACTCAACGAGTtcaaaag GTTCGTGATGAAATAGAACATCTCATGGATGATGATGGTGACATGGCTGAGATGTACCTGACAGAAAAGAAACAGAGAATGGAGGCTTATCCCTGGAATGACCTACATTCACTGAGTAATGTGTCAGGTGGGACCAGAGTGCTACCAGCATCTGCACCCGTTTCACCGGTGGAGTCGATCAGTGGATCCCAGAGATTGCAAAGGGCTTTTAGCACTATAATGAATTCAAGCAAACATGGAAGCTTTACGGGTTCATCTAATAATGGGGAAAATATCGAACAACTTGAAATGCTACTTGaagcatattttgttttcattgacAATACTCTCAACAAGCTGTTATCG CTCAAGGAATACATTGATGATACTGAAGACTTGATCAACATTAAACTTGTAAGGAATTGTTCAAAGACTAGAaattttccttcccttttccAACTTTTCTTTGAACCACTCAATGTAACAACATATAAAGATATCATATCTTTACTCTTTGAACAGGGCAATGTTCAGAACCAGCTCATACAATTCGAGTTGCTTCTGACAGCAGCCACCTTCGTGGCCACAATATTTGCTGCAGTGACAGGAGTGTTTGGAATGAACTTCACAGCCACAATTTTTGATTACCCGTCAGCATTTAACTGGGTACTGGTTATCACTGGAGTTATCTGTGGCTTCTTATACTTCTCTTTCTTGTTGTATTTCCGGCACAAGAAAGTTTTTCCATCATAG